A region of the Dermacentor albipictus isolate Rhodes 1998 colony chromosome 4, USDA_Dalb.pri_finalv2, whole genome shotgun sequence genome:
AGTAGTTGTCGCTTATGGAGGGCAGATAGCGCTTGTAGGGCGCAGTCAGGTTTTCAGGCAAAACAATATGAATGCTTCGCACCACACTCCGCACCGCGTTGGCGTCCAGGTGGGCAGAGAAGAAAACTTGGGCGTCCGCAATCACGGCGTCAGAGATCTTCTTAAACATTTCCAGCACAACCTGGTCACGGTCTGGGCTAGTCATCTGCTGCGTCGCCAACACATCCCAGAATGGAAACAGTGTCATGGTCAGATATTCGCAAAGTGCCGCGTGATCAACTACACTACCCTCCTGCCGAATTTCGTCGTCAAACGTGGCCAGCGTCGAGTGTATGGCGAAGTACAGTAGCGCGGCTGCTTGAACGAGGATGTTTTTGTCCGTCAATATGCTTAAGACTGCCGCGACTTCGGGAGGGTTTTCAATGGCTATCGCTGGGACTCCGCTCAATATCTCTTCCCACGAAGATatgccctcctttggaaactgttcGTAAAACTGCGGCATCGGGACGATGGAGCGCCCATCATGAAAATTCTTGCGGGCCCTGTGGAATCGGCGAATTAGACTAAGCACGTCTGCCTGCGTAGCGTTTATGCCAGCGTGTCTCCTGGCAGCTTCAAACATGGCATGTCCGGCACTTGACGCTTCTAAATCGATATATGGCGCAAGCTGAACGCGTATGACGTAGGTGAATTCTTTCTTCTCGAATGTTGAGTTGTAGTACGTGTATAACACGCTGAAAATTGCGTACCTGAAGTGTAGCAGACCCACAAGCTTGATCAAGTCCACGTTTCGCGCCGTGCTAGTAGAGGTTCCCGACCAGCGGCGAAAGAGGTCGATGATGGCTTCCACTGCGTTCTCTGCAGTGAACAGATTTTTGGCGGCTGCGATGAGGCAGCTCTTGTGGTTCCCCCAAATTATATCGCTGACCGGTGAGCGCAGTATGGCCTGGAGAGTAGGATGAACCACGAGCGATGTGAACACTCCGTCGGCAATCGCTCTGCGGTCCACTCCGCTCTTTTTGTAGCAGGCATAACTGAGAATGTCAGTGCACGGATCGTTTGACAGGTTGGCCAGCGTCAGTATCGTCTCCATGGCGTCGGGGCAGCAGAATGGCGGCGCTTCGGGCAATTTACCGTTGGAGCTTGTCAACTCGTTCATCAAGATCCACACGAGTGCCACCAATCCGGAAAGAAGTAGTGTCGCGAGCAGAACGACAAGCGCCACGACAGCGCGAGGGCCAGAGCTGCTCGGCGCCTCGTTGTTGGGCATTTGCTGCGAGAAGCGTCTTCCGATAGCCAGCAGGTTCGCCGCGGGACACCCGTGCAACGCCCCGCCTTCTTCTTCTCTGGCCCATGCCACGTGCCATACGACTGACCGCGAGCCGCGCCAAAACCAGGCAATCGGAACCAATTGGTGAAGAAGATCCTTGGGATATACTGGCACGTACTCACTCTGGCGGATTGGTTGAGAATCGGGTAGATCGAAGCAGGATGTCAGATAAGAGTGAATCTGCATGATTCACTGCATGATTCCTGCATGATTTTGAAAATATGAAAATTTCATCTTAAGCATCACAATAAaaatattcaaattcaaattcggTGAAATAAAAGAAGGCTTAAAAAGATCTTCCCAAGGCTTTAAGTCTCATCTATCCTAAAGGAAAACTTTGGTCGGCAATTTTAACCTTCCCGTCACTGTGCCCAAGTGTAGAGGCACGCAAAGATAGTACATTCTGCAGAGTTAAATCAAATCCAAGAATAGCGGAGTGGTGTTCGTAGGGTTCGTTCTATTAAACAAACACCATGACATTTACTCGAACTTTAGTTCATACCATTCCCGAAGTCTTTTGTTCGTGAGAAGTGTTTTTCATTGCATGACCGCTTTCATTTACAGCAGCTTCTCTTTCAGGAT
Encoded here:
- the LOC135914653 gene encoding uncharacterized protein translates to MPNNEAPSSSGPRAVVALVVLLATLLLSGLVALVWILMNELTSSNGKLPEAPPFCCPDAMETILTLANLSNDPCTDILSYACYKKSGVDRRAIADGVFTSLVVHPTLQAILRSPVSDIIWGNHKSCLIAAAKNLFTAENAVEAIIDLFRRWSGTSTSTARNVDLIKLVGLLHFRYAIFSVLYTYYNSTFEKKEFTYVIRVQLAPYIDLEASSAGHAMFEAARRHAGINATQADVLSLIRRFHRARKNFHDGRSIVPMPQFYEQFPKEGISSWEEILSGVPAIAIENPPEVAAVLSILTDKNILVQAAALLYFAIHSTLATFDDEIRQEGSVVDHAALCEYLTMTLFPFWDVLATQQMTSPDRDQVVLEMFKKISDAVIADAQVFFSAHLDANAVRSVVRSIHIVLPENLTAPYKRYLPSISDNYFENKFEIGSFYNQIRSSSALRGFSALYSLRVDLTHTSLVRFGNQIAVTASVYALLNFGKETAGGSRSLAHGADVINAAVLGVMLADALWEKIFDYAEQETDSWEGLVAHLHCLRWQSGGVVNTELKYPILSMSAAVRAYATPSWHDRAPVFGYHSLSASQVFFILFFVHHVCLPRGSYGGGVSASAQMRNFEEFFKAFGCAGTPIRNSADACGKPRR